Within the Micromonospora citrea genome, the region CGAGACGCCCGCGGCGGTCGCCGCGGGGGCCCTGACGGTGGTGCTGCTCGGTCTCGCGGCGGTGCCGGCGAGCTGGCAGCCGCTGCGCGGCGCGTTCAAGGGCCGGGCGCCGGTGGGCGCGTCCTACGAGAAGGCGTACCGGTGGCTGGCGGAGAACAACCCGCCCGGCGCCACCGTCGCCTACGACCGGCACCACGAGTACATCACCTGGGCCTACGCCGACTACGAGGTGCCGCTGCTGTTCGGCATCCCGCCGCTGCCCGGCCTGCCGAGGGAGAACTACGAGCGGCGGTGGCACGCCTGGGACTGGCTGGTGGACAACCCCGACGCCCGGCCGGCCGGCTGCGAGGTGCGCCAGTTCAACATTTCGTACGTGGTGGTCGGGAAGCGGAACATGCCCGGCGCCTGGGACAAGCACTACGAGCGCGAGCGGCTGGAGGCCAGCGACAAGCTGGAGCTGGCCCACACGATCGGCCGGATCAGCATCTACCGGGTCACCGAGGCCGGCCGGAGCTGCGCCACCGAAGGTTGAGCGCGACGGGTCGGGGCACGCGCGTCGTGCCCCGGCCCGCCCGGGCGGGCCGGCCGTCCCGGCGCGCGCACAACGTGAGAGGGGCGGGGCGACCGTGGTCGCCCCGCCCCTCTCACGCGCTCGTCCGGCGCGGTCAGCGCCCGTTGTCGGTGAAGAGCCGGCCGACGACGCGGTGCGCGGGCAGGATGCGCTGCCGCTCCACGTCAGCGTCGGCGATGCCGGCGACGATGTCCAGGAAGTGGTCGAGCTGGGCGGCGAGCGGCTCGCGGTTGGTGAGCAGCTCCGGCACCTCGATGATGCTCTGCTGCCGGTATCCGCGCCCGTCCGGCGTGGCCGCGTCCGAGGACACGTGCCGGTAGATCGTGACGTGCTTGCGGATCAGGTCCGCCTCGATCAGCCGCTCGACCTCGCTGATCACCAGCGTGCGGACCTTGCGCTGCCCGATCCGGCTGGCCGAGACGTTGGCCAGGGCGCCGCTGCCGAAGCTGAGCACGGTCTCCGCCACGTCCTCCGCCTCGGTCAGCGAGTCGGGGTGGAAGTGGCCGAAGGTGCCCCGGACCATCGCCGGCTCCTCGCCGCCGAACGCCTGGATAGCCAGGTCGACGTCGTGGATGAGCAGGTCCCAGGCGACCCCGGTGCGGATCCGCGGCGCGTACGGCGAGTGCCGCGTGGCGGTCAGGTGCACCGGACGGTCGACCAGGGCGAGGGCGGTCAGCACCGCCGGGTTGAACCGCTCCAGCAGCCCGCACAGCAGCGGCACGCCGCGCTTGCCGGCGGTGGCCACGATCTCCTCGGTCTCGGCGAGGTCGCCGCAGACCGGCTTCTCGATCAGCAGCGGCTTGTCCGCGGCGAGCACCTGGTCGGCGAGGCCGTGGTGGAACTCGGTCGGCGCGGCGATCACCACGGCGTCGACGTCGGAGAGGTCGTCGGCGTTCGGGGCCCAGCCGGCCCCGTACCGCTCGGCGATCTGCTGGCCGACGGAGCGCCGGGGCTCGATGACCCGGGCCAGCTCGGCCCGGTCGGACTGGGCGATCACGCGGGCGTGCAGCGAGCCCATCACCCCGGTGCCGACCAGGGCGAAACGCAGCTTGGCGGTCACGCGCCCACCGCCGTCCGGACGGCCTCGACCACCTGGTCCAGGTCACTGTCGGTGAGGTGGTGGTGCACCGGCAGCGAGACGCACTGGCGCACGACGCGCTCGGTCACCGGCGCCGGGTCGGCGACGACCCGGGGGTGCTCCCGGTAGCAGTCGTAGTCGTAGACCGTCTTCGGGTAGTAGATGCCGCAGCCCACCCCGCGCTCGGTCAGCCGGGCGATCACCTCGTCGCGGGTCACCGGGGCCTCGTCGGTGACCAGCACCGTGTACTGGTGCCAGACGTGCGACCGGCCGGGCAGCTCGGTCGGCAGGCGCAGCCCGGGCACGTCGGCCAGGCCGGCGGAGAGGCGGGCGGCGTTGTCCTTGCGGCGCTTGACGTTCTCGCCGTACGCGGCGATCTGCGGGATGCCCAGCGCGGCCTGCAGGTCGGTGAGGCGGTAGTTGTGCCCCGCCATCTCGTACTGGTAGCGCTGCCGCATGCCCTGGTTGCGCAGCACCCGCAGCCGGTCGGCGAGCCCCGCGTCGTTGGTGGTGATCATGCCGCCCTCACCGGTGGTGAGGTTCTTGGTGGCGTACAGCGAGAAGGTGCCGAGCCCGAAGCTGCCGGCGCCGCGCCCGGAGATCGTCGCGCCCAGCGACTGGGCGGTGTCCTCGACGAGGCCGAGGCCGTGCCGCTGCGCCAGCGGGGCGATCGCGTCCATGTCGGCGGGCTGGCCGTACAGGTGGACCGGCATGAGCACCTTGGTGCGCGGGCCGACGGCGGCGGCGAGGGCCTCCGGGTCGACGCAGAAGTCGTCCTCGCGGATGTCGGCGAACCGGGCGGTGGCGCCCGCCTCGAGGATCGCGTTCAGGGTGGCGACGAAGGTGAAGGGACTGGTGACGACCTCGTCGCCCGGCTGGAGGTCGAGCACCTGGAGCGCGGCCACGAGCGCGGTGGTGCCGTTGTTGACGGCCACGGCGTGCTCGACGCCGACCAGGTCGGCGAACTCGCGCTCCAGGCGGGCCACCATCGGTCCCTGCGCGATGACGCCCGAACGGATCACCTCGACCGCCAACCGTTCGGCCGCCTCGTCCAGCTTGACGACGGAAATCGGGATCACAGGAGCTCTCCTTGGGGTGTGGGGCAGCGTGCAGACCGTAGCAGCGCGGGAGGACCCCGGCACATCTGGACCGCCCCGGGGAGAATCCGCGCACGCCCGGCCCCGGCCCCGACTCGCCGCCGGCCTGGGTTCGTGGTACGCACCGCCCTGCGCTAGTCTCGGCGAATTGTGCAGGCGACCCGGACGGGTCAGGGCGACGCGGAGGCAGGACGGCCGTGGCAGAGACCGCGACGCAGGTCGAAACGGTGACCGCACCGGCCGGGGGGCCGGGCGCGGCGAAGAGCCGGTCCCGCTGGCTCTCGCTGGGAGTACGTGTCGTCGTGATCGCGGCGATCGCCGCGGGCATGACCTGGAGCGTCGTCAGTCAGTGGCCGGACGTCCGGCAGACCTGGCTCGACCTGGCGTGGCCGTCCGTGGTGCTCGCCGTGCTGGCGGTGCTCGCCGGCATGTTCGCCAACTCGATGGCGTGGCGGGCCGCCGCGGCGGACCTGGAGCACCGGGTGTCCGTTCCCGCCGCCCTGCGGATCTGCATGGTCGGGCAGCTCGGCAAGTACATCCCGGGCAGCGTGTGGGCGTACGTCCTGCAGATGGAGCTGGGCCGGCGGGCCGGCCTGCCGCGCGCGCGGGCCTTCCTGGCCACGCTGGTCGCGCTGGGCCTCGGCGTGGTCGCCGCGCTCGGCGTCGGCCTGCTCAGCCTGCCCTCCCTGCTCGACGCGACCGCCGAGACCGGGGCCGAGTACGCGGAGCCGGTCCGGGTGGCGCTCTACATCGTCGCCGTGCTGTTCCCGATCGCCCTGATCTGCGCCATCCCGGCGGTGCTCACCCGGCTGATCCAGCTCACCCTCAAGGTGCTGCGCCGCCCGCCGCTGCAGCACAAGCTGACGCTGCCCGGCGTGCTGCGGGTGGTCGGCTGGAGCGCCCTGGGCTACACCCTCTTCGGCGTGCACCTGTGGCTGCTGGCCAACGCCCAGGCCGCTCCCGGCCTCGGCGGCCTGCTGCGCAGCATCGGCTCGTTCGCCATCGCGATGACCGTCGGGATGTTCGCCTTCCTCTCCCCCTCCGGGCTCGGCGTCCGGGAGGCCGTGCTGGTCGCCACCATGGCGCCCTTCCTCGTCGACGCCGGCGGCATCGGCGCGGCGACGGGCATCGCGCTCGCCTCGCGGCTGATCTTCACGGTGGCGGACCTGCTCGCCGCCGGCATCGCCGCCCTGTCCGGGGTGCGGCAGCTCCGCCGGGGGGCACCCACCGACGCGCTCCCCGACGACGGGGACGCGGCCGTGGTGGTCGAGCAGGTTCCCGCGCCCCGCTCCGGCGCCGATCAGGCCGCCGCGCCGGTCACCACCCGCTGATCCCTCCCGCCCGGACGGCGACCCACCGCCCCCGGGCCCCGCTCACCCGGCCACGGCCCGCGCCGGACGGTGGCCCCGAGGGTGTCTCGAGGGCCCTGGCCGGACCGGCGGGCGTCACCCGGCAGCGACGGCCACACCGACCGCCGCGCCGTCGCCGGCCGTGCCCCGGCCCCCCGAACGCCCGGCGCGGGCAACCCACGAAACGACGGCGCCCCCGACCACGTCTCTGGTCGGGGGCGCCGTCGTCGGGCGTACGGTCAGCGGCGGCGGCCGGCCGCCATCTCGCCGAGCACATCCAGGTGCCGGTGGAGCACCCGGTCGAGGCTGAAGCGTTCCCGGATGAGCGCCTGGCCGTTGACGCCGATCTGCTTGGCCAGGGCCGGATCGGTCAGCGCGGCGATCAGCCGCTCGGCCAGGCCCGACACGTCGCCGGGCCGGCAGAGCAGGACGTTCTCGCCGTCGCGCAGCGAGATGCCGGGGAAGTTGTCCGCCCGCGCGGGCGCCACCACCGGCACGCCCGCCGCCATCGCCTCCAGCGTCGCCGTGCCGAGGCCGAGCCCCTGCTCGTGCGACTCCACCGTCGCGGCGGCCAGGTAGTCGGGGATCTCGCTCTTGGGCACCTTGCCGGCCGCGATGACGGCGTGCTCGACGCCGAGCGCGCGGGCCCGCTCCGCGAAGACCCCGTAGTAGACCTGGCCGCAGACGAGCAGCTTCGCGTCGGGCACCCTGGCCAGCACCGCGGGCAGCGCCTCGACCAGCGCGACCCGGTCACGCAGCGGGATCACGTGCCCCACCGACAGGATCACCGGCGAGGTGCCCAGGTCGTGGCGCTCACGGACCCGCTGGGCGTTGCCGCCGACCACCCAGTCCGGGTCCACCCCGACCGGGATCGGCACCAGGCCCGAGTACGCGCCCCGGTAGCGGGCCTCGATGTACTCCTGCATGAGCACGTCCATCACCACGAGCCGCGGCCTGGACCGCCGCATGAACGGCTTGACCATGGTCGCGTCCAGCCCGCGGAACACCTTGGCGTAGCGGGCCTGCGGGTTCTCCAGCCGGGTGTGGATGGACAGCAGCACCGGCACCCCGCGCTTGCGCGCGTAGAGCGCGGTCGCCCAGGTCAGGTCGAAGAACTGACCGTGCTGGTGGATGACGTCCGGCCGGAACTCGTCGAGCAGCTTGCGGACGTGGCGCAGCAGGGTGGGCCGGCTGGTGAACGAGATGTCGAAGCTCACGGCCAGCCGGGTCTGCGGCAGCATCCACGCCGGGAGCCGGACGATGCGCAGCCCGTCGCGCTCCTCGATCGCCGGGGCGTCCTGGTAGGCGGCCGTGAGCACCAGGACGTCGTGCCCCTCGGCGGCGTAGCCCTTGGCGAGCGACTCGGACAGGTGTGAGCTTCCGCCCGCGCGCGGCGGGAAGAAGTTGTTGACGACAGCGATACGCACGGGAGGGGTACTCCTAGCTATCCGCGACAGGGACGAACCGGACATCGCCGCCGTCCAACTCGACTGTGGAGACCACCCGAGCCGGGACGCCCGTCACGACCGCCCCCGGTGGCACGTCCTTGGTGACCACGGCGCCCGCGCCGACGACCGCGCCGTCACCGATGGTGACGCCCATCATCACGGTCGCGTTCGCCCCGATGAACACCCGGTCGCCGATCACCACCGGCGCCCGGTCCACCGAAGCATGGGCACGGCCCGACACGCAACGCCGCGCCGTGGAGTGGGTGTAGATCTGCGCGCCGCAACTGATGTCGCAGCCGGCGCCGATGGTCAGCCCGCCGGAGCCGTCGATGACGGTGAACGCGCCGATCCACGTCCCGGCGCCGATCACCGGCTCGCCGATGACCCAGGCGTGTGGGTTGTACGGGTTCGCCGGGAGCCCGTGCGACGACGGGCCCCCGGCGGACGGCGGCTGGGTCACGCGACCTCGGTCTTGATGAGGTCGGTCATGCCGTCCTCGACCGCGATGGTCGGCTCCCACCCGAGCACCTCGCGGGCCCGGGTGATGTCGGCCGCGCGACGGCTGACCAGCACCTCACGCGGGTTGAACTGCGGCTGCACGTCCACGCCGACGGCCTTGATCAGGATCTCGGCCAGGGTGGCGATCGAGGTGTCGATGCCGGTGCCGATGTTGACCGGCACGTTGCCCTGCTCGGCCTCCATCGCGGCGACCACGGAGCGGGCGATGTCGTGGACGTGGATGAAGTCCATCGACTGCTCGCCCTTGCCGTCGATGACCGGCGGCTCGCCGTTCTTCAACCGCTTGACGAAGTGGTTGATCACCGAGGTGTAGTAGGCGGTCGGCTTCTGGCCCGGGCCGTAGACGTTGAAGAACCGCAGGGCGATCCAGTTCAGGCCCTTGCTGCGCTGGTAGAAGCCGAGCAGGTCCTCGCCGGCCCGCTTCGAGATGCAGTACGGGGTGAGCGGGTCGAGCCGGTCGTCCTCGTGCATCGGCAGCTTCTTCGGGTCACCGTAGACCGACGCCGACGACGCGAAGACCAGCCGCTTGACGCCGTGGTCGGCGGCGGCGGCGAAGACGTTGTGGTTGCCGACCATGTTGATGTCGATCGACTCGTACGGGTCGGCCTGGCTCTTGTTGATCGAGACAGCCGCGAGGTGGATCACGTGGTCGCAGCCCTTCATGGCCGCGTGCACGGCGCCGCCGTAGCGGACGTCCTGGTCGATCAGCTCGACGTCGCCGGTGGCCACCAGCTCCGCGACGCGGTCCCGGTCACCGCGGAACATGTTGTCGAAGATGCGGACCTTGTAGCCCTTCTCCAACAGCATCGGCACCACGTGCAGGCCGATGAAACCCGCGCCTCCGGTGATGAAGACGGTCTGCTTCGACATGGCGGAGCGTGTCCTTCCTGGGGGTCAGCGGCTGGTGGCCGCGGTGTTGACGACGTCTACCAGCGCGGCCGCGACGGTCTCGACCTGGTCGTCGGTGAGGTTGGCGTGCATCGGGATGGCCAGGTGCCGGGCGAACAGGTCCGCCGAGACCGGGCAGGGCGTGGTCTGGCCGTAGAGCGGCTGGACGTGCGAGGCGTACGTGCCGAAGGTGCACTGCACGCCGCGCTGCCGCAACTCCAGCGCCACCGCGCCCCGGTCGACCGAGGGGTCGAGCGTGACGACGTACGACTGCCAGGGGTGCTCGCGGTCCGGCGCCTCGTACGGGGTGGTGATCAGCTCGTGGTCCTTGAGCAGCTCGCCGTAGCGGGCCGCGGTGCGGCGCTTCGCGGCCAGCAGGTCCGGCAGCCGGTCGAGCTGGGCGAGCATGATCGCCGCGGAGATGTCGGAGAGCCGGTAGTTGTAGCCCAGCTCGGTGAAGGTCGGGATCGGCAGGTGCGACAGCTCGGCGCGGGTGAGCGCCCCCTCCACCCCGTACGTGTGCAGCTTGCGGGCGTGCGCGGCGAGGTCGTCGCGGTCGGTGACGTAGGCCCCGCCCTCGCCGGCGGTGATGCCCTTGCGGCCGTGGAAGCTGAAGGTGGCGACGTCGGCGAGGCTGCCGGCCGGCCGGCCCTTGTAGGTGGCGCCGGCGGAGCAGGCGGCGTCCTCGACGAGGAACAGGCCGTGCTTGTCGGCGATGGCGCGCAGCTCGTCGTAGTCGGCGGGCTGCCCGAACGCGTCGACGGCGATGATGCCGACGGTGCGCGGCGTGACAGCGGCCTCGACGGCGGCCGGGTCGACCGTCCAGGTGTCCGGGCGCACGTCGGCGAAGACCGGCTTGGCGCCGGTCCACATCACGGAGTGCCCGGTGGCCGGGAAGGTGTAGTCGCCGACGATGACCTCGTCGCCCGGCTTGACACCGAGCGTGAGCAGCGCGAGGTGCAGCGCCGAGCCGCAGTTGCTGGTGGCGAGGGCGTGCCGGGTGCCGACGGTGGCGGCGAAGCGCTCCTCGAAGCGGCGGCAGGTGGGCCCGGAGCCGGCGAGCCAGCCCGAGGCGAAGACCTCGGCGATGGCGGCGAGCTCGGCTTCGCCGACCGTGGGCTGGCCGAGCGCGATGACCTCAGACATGTGACCCCCAGAGTGATGGACCCGGAGCAGTCTAGGCCAACCGGGCGGGTCGTCCGCGAGTCGGGCGCGCGGGTGCGTGTGGTTACCATCGGTCGCGGCGTCGGCAGGGGAGATGAGATGACCAGGTTCGTGGTGGTGGGTGGCGGCATCGTCGGGCTCGCGGTGGCACACCGGCTGATGACCGACCGGCCCGGGGACCAGGTCACCGTGCTGGAGAAGGAGGCCGGCTGGGCGGCCCACCAGACGGGCCACAACTCCGGCGTCATCCACGCCGGCGTCTACTACAAGCCGGGCAGCCTGAAGGCCACCATGTGCAAGGCCGGCAGCGCGTCGATGGTCGAGTTCTGCGAGCGGCACGGGATCGCGTACGACATCTGCGGGAAGCTGATCGTCGCCACCGACGCCGCGGAGCTGCCCCGGCTGCACGACCTGCACCAGCGGGCCCTCGCCAACGGCCTGCCGGTGCGGCTGATCGAGGCCGCCGAGGCCGCCGAGCACGAGCCGCACGTGGCGGCCGTCGCCGCGCTGCACGTCGCCTCGACCGGCATCGTCGACTTCGGGGCGGTCTGCCGCAAGCTGGCCGAACTGCTCGCGGCGGGCGGCGCGGACCTGCGGACGGAGACCGAGGTCACGGCCGTGTCCACCCGACCGGAGGGCGTGGTGGTGAGCACCACCCGGGGCGAGGTGGTCGCCGACGTCCTGGTCAACTGCGCCGGCCTGCACGCCGACCGGATCTCCCGGCTGGCCGGGGTGCCGACGCCGGTGCGGATCGTGCCGTTCCGCGGCGAGTACTACGAGCTGGTGCCGCAGCGGCAGGGCCTGGTGCGGGGCCTGATCTATCCGGTGCCGGACCCGCAGTTCCCGTTCCTCGGGGTGCACCTGACCAAGATGATCGACGGCAGCGTGCACGCCGGCCCGAACGCGGTGCTGGCGACCGCCCGGGAGGGCTACTCCTGGGGCCGGATCAGCCCCCGCGACATCTGGGACGAGCTGACCTACCGGGGCCTGTGGGCGCTGGGCCGCCGCCACTACCGCTACGGGCTGACCGAGGTGGCCCGGTCGCTGTCGAAGAAGCGGTTCGCCGCGAGCCTGGCCCGGCTGGTGCCGGAGCTGACCCCGGCCGACATCGTGCGGGCCGGCGCCGGCGTCCGCGCCCAGGCGATCCTGCCCGACGGCGGCCTGGTCGACGACTTCCTGATCGTCGAGGCGGACCGGCAGGTGCACGTGCTGAACGCGCCCTCCCCCGCCGCGACCAGCTCGCTGGAGATCGCCCGGCACATCGTCTCCCGGCTCCCGGTCGACGCGCCGCGCTGACCTCCTACGCGCCGGCCGGGCCCGGCGGCGCCCCGGCCGGCGCGGTCCACCCGGCTGCTCGTCCACCCGGCACCACAGCCCGGCGGGCGGCCGGACGTGACACCGCCCGGCGTGCGGTCGGTCAGCCGGCGGGCGGCTGGCGGGCGGTCAGGCGGGCGTGACGTCCGCCGCGCGGGGGCGGGGCACGGCGGCGCCCGCGCCGAGCCCGGTGGCCACCGCCTCGACCAGCGTGTCCAGGTACGCGTCGGTCAGCGGCGTCCGGGCGATCGCCAGGCGCCAGTAGAGCGGGCCGACGATCAGGTCGACGGCCGCCTCGGGGTCGGTGTCGGGCGGCAGCTCGCCGCGCTGCACGGCGCGGCCGATCAGCCGGCCGCCGATCTCCTGCTGCCGGGCCCGCAGCACCTGCTGCAGGGTCTGGTCGATGGTCGGGTTGCGGGCGGCCTCGGCGAGCAGGTCGGGGATGATCTGCGAGGCAAGCGGGTGGCGCAGCGCGTGCGCCACCACCTGGAAGAGCAGTTGGAGGTCGCCGCGCAGGGTGCCGGTGTCCAGCGCCGGCAGCTTGCCGGTGGCCGCCGCGGCGACGATCTCCAGCACGAGTTCCAGCTTCGAGCTCCAGCGGCGGTAGATGGCGGTCTTGCTCACCCCGGCCCGCCGGGCCACCGCCTCGATCGAGAGCCGGCCGTAGCCGACGGCGGCGAGCTCCTGCATCAGCGCGCGGCGGATCGCGGTGGTGATGTCGTCCCGCAGCACCGCCGCGCCGGCCGGCGCCCGCCTCTTCCCGGTCGTCACCTGGAGCTCGTCTCGGCTGTCACGAGGAACAATGTAGCGCAACGACGGTACGGTTGCGTCCCGACGTGTTTCGGACTACTGTCCACGCAGCGGCGAGGCGGCGCTCCACGCTCGGTTCCATCGTCGCGCCTCACCCGTCGTCACGAAAGATCGGAGCGGCCATCCCATGGCCAACACCGCGCTGGCCGATCCCGACTCCGGTCTGTCCCAGGCGCAACTGGCCGCCCGGTACGGACTCCGGGTCGCGGGCGAGCGGCCACCACTGGGCGAGTACGCCCGGCGGCTCTGGCGCTACCGGCACTTCATCGCCTCGTACGCCAACGCGAAGCTGGTCGCCTCGTTCAGCAACGCCCGACTCGGGCAGCTGTGGCAGGTGCTCACCCCGCTGACCAACGCGGCGGTCTACTACCTGATCTTCGGCGTGGTGCTGAAGCAGGACAGCATCCCGAACTTCATCGCGTACCTCTGCACGGGTCTGTTCATCTTCAACTTCACCCAGACCGCGGTGCAGAGCGGCACCCAGTCGATCACCGGCAACCTGGGCCTGATCCGGGCGCTGCACTTCCCCCGGGCCTGCCTGCCGCTGGCCGTCACGGTCACCCAGTTCCAGCAGCTCCTCGGCTCGATGGTGGTGCTCGTCGCCATCGTGCTGGTGACCGGCGAGCCGATCACCTTCGCCTGGCTGCTGCTGGTCCCGGCGATCCTGCTCCAGGCGGTCTTCAACGCCGGGCTGACCATGACGGTGGCCCGGATGGGCGCGAAGCTGGCCGACCTCAAGCAGGTCATGCCCTTCGTCCTGCGCACCTGGATGTACGGCTCCGGCGTGCTCTACAGCGTGGCGCTGTTCGAGGAGCAGCTGCCCGCGTGGGCGTCCCGGCTGGTCGAGTTCAACCCCGCGCTGGTCTACATCGAGCTGGCCCGGGTCGCGCTGCTGGAGCAGGCGCCGCTGCTCAGCTCCTCCCTGCTCCAGCTCTGGCTGGCCGCGGTGGGCTGGGCGATCGTGATGGGCGTCGGGGGTTTCATCTACTTCTGGCGGGGCGAACAGGAGTACGGCCGTGGCTGAGCAGTTCGAGTCGTCCAACGACGTGACGGTGACGCTGCCCCGGATCCAGGAGCGGGTCCCGACCGTGGTGGTCGACGACGCGCACGTGATCTACCGGGTGCACAAGGGCGGCGGCGGGGGCGGCGGCCCGGTCGGCGCGCTCAAGCGGATGGTCAGCCGCACCTCGGCGCCGAACATCCGCGAGGTGCACGCGGTCAAGGGGGTCAGCTTCACCGCGTACCGGGGCGAGGCGATCGGGCTGATCGGCAGCAACGGCTCCGGCAAGTCGACCATGCTGCGGGCCATCGCCGGCCTGCTGCCGGTCAACCGCGGCGCGGTCTACACCCAGGGGCAGCCCTCGCTGCTCGGCGTGAACGCCGCCCTGCTCAACGACCTGTCCGGCGAGCGCAACGTGGTGCTGGGCTGCCTGGCCATGGGGATGCCGCCGGAGGAGGTGCAGCGGCAGACCCCGGAGATCATCGAGTTCTCCGGGATCAACCAGCGGGGCGACTTCGCCTCGCTGCCGATGCGCACCTACTCCTCCGGCATGGCGGCCCGGCTGCGCTTCTCCATCGCCGCCGCGAAGAAGCACGACGTGCTGCTCATCGACGAGGCCCTCGCCACCGGCGACAAGGGCTTCCGCAAGCGCAGCGAGCAGCGGGTGCGGGAGCTGCGGGAGAGCGCCGGCACGGTGTTCCTCGTCAGCCACCAGCTCTCCTCGATCAGGGACACCTGCGAGCGGACGATCTGGCTGGAATCGGGCGTCCTGCGGATGGACGGGCCGACCGACGAGGTGCTGCGGGCGTACGAGGCGTTCGCCAACGGCAAGTAGCGCGTCGTCCCGGCGCCGTCCGACGACCGCGTCGGGGCGTTGGGGCGAAACGCCCGGCGCGTTAAGGTTCATCCCGTCGCCGCGCGGGCGGAACCTTCTGTTCACGCACCCCTGAGAGTGAGGATTCGGCAATGACGCAGGACCACACCACTGGCCCGGACGCCGCACCGGAGACCCCGGCGCCGTGGCGGCCCTCGCGGACGGTGGCGGTGGTGCTGGCCGGCGGCACCGGGACCCGGCTCGGCCTCGGCATCCCGAAGCAGCTGCTGAAGATCGCCGGCAAGCC harbors:
- a CDS encoding ABC transporter permease, with amino-acid sequence MANTALADPDSGLSQAQLAARYGLRVAGERPPLGEYARRLWRYRHFIASYANAKLVASFSNARLGQLWQVLTPLTNAAVYYLIFGVVLKQDSIPNFIAYLCTGLFIFNFTQTAVQSGTQSITGNLGLIRALHFPRACLPLAVTVTQFQQLLGSMVVLVAIVLVTGEPITFAWLLLVPAILLQAVFNAGLTMTVARMGAKLADLKQVMPFVLRTWMYGSGVLYSVALFEEQLPAWASRLVEFNPALVYIELARVALLEQAPLLSSSLLQLWLAAVGWAIVMGVGGFIYFWRGEQEYGRG
- a CDS encoding ABC transporter ATP-binding protein — encoded protein: MAEQFESSNDVTVTLPRIQERVPTVVVDDAHVIYRVHKGGGGGGGPVGALKRMVSRTSAPNIREVHAVKGVSFTAYRGEAIGLIGSNGSGKSTMLRAIAGLLPVNRGAVYTQGQPSLLGVNAALLNDLSGERNVVLGCLAMGMPPEEVQRQTPEIIEFSGINQRGDFASLPMRTYSSGMAARLRFSIAAAKKHDVLLIDEALATGDKGFRKRSEQRVRELRESAGTVFLVSHQLSSIRDTCERTIWLESGVLRMDGPTDEVLRAYEAFANGK